Proteins co-encoded in one Setaria viridis chromosome 9, Setaria_viridis_v4.0, whole genome shotgun sequence genomic window:
- the LOC117840277 gene encoding disease resistance protein RPS2, protein MELQLAAVLGSLALGGAVLALFFGKWWQPLADTDRRVKELADAVDALLRQRAEVLGHDPSPTSDPVRAWLRRVQEAQDEMASIQARHDGGQLYVVRLVQYLFLPTGPVAGLAEQQLKAVRALRDQGAAILEAALATPQAPPPLLCDPEDLDGLPAEAGPARAYLNEALRFLGDCDAALGVWGAGGVGKTTVLKLVREVCGRVARFDHVLLVAASRDCTVAKLQREVVSVLGLRDAPTEQAQAAGILGFLRDKSFLLLLDGVCERLDLERVGIPQPLGMANGKVRKVIVASRSKAVCADMGCHNKIKMECLNEEDAWSLFQANVGGDAIHGHAQISTLAIQVAAECKGLPLALVTVGRAMSNKRTPDEWADALDALKASQLSGTPGSEKGTHALVKFCYDNLESDTARECFLTCALWPEDHNISKDELVQSWIGLGLLPDRGDVDEAHRLGHSVIAVLEGARLLEPGDNHRYNMFPSDTHVRLHDVVRDAALRFAPGRWLVRAGAGLREPPREEALWRGARRVSLMHNSIEDAPAKAGSALAEAQPASLMLQCNRALPKRMLQAIQHFTKLTYLDLEDTGIQDAFPMEICCLVNLEYLNLSKNRILSLPMELGNLSQLKYFYLRDNYYIQITIPPGLVSRLGKLQVLEVFTASIVSVADDYVSPVIEDLESSGARMASLGIWLDSIRDVERLARLAPGVRARSLHLRKLGGARALQLLSAEHTPELGGVQESLRELVVYSSDVEEIVADAHVPRLEVIKFGFLTKLRVMAWTHAAASNLREVAMGACHSLTHLTWVQHLPCLESLNLSGCNGLTTLLGGTEDGGAAAEEVVVFPRLRLLALLGLPKLESVRAEGECAFPELRRLQTRGCPRLRKIPMRPGRGQQGTVRIECDKHWWNAVQWAGEDVKACFVPVL, encoded by the exons ATGGAGCTGCAGCTCGCCGCCGTGCTCGGCTCGCTCGCCCTCGGCGGCGCGGTGTTGGCGCTCTTCTTCGGCAAGTGGTGGCAGCCGCTGGCCGACACCGACCGGCGCGTCAAGGAGCTGGCCGACGCGGTGGACGCCCTGCTGCGGCAGCGGGCGGAGGTGCTGGGCCACGACCCGTCGCCGACGTCGGACCCCGTGCGCGCGTGGCTGCGGCGCGTGCAGGAGGCGCAGGACGAGATGGCGTCCATCCAGGCGCGGCACGACGGCGGGCAGCTCTACGTGGTCCGCCTGGTGCAGTACCTCTTCCTCCCCACGGGCCCCGTCGCCGGGCTGGCCGAGCAGCAGCTCAAGGCGGTGCGCGCGCTCCGGGATCAGGGCGCGGCGATCCTCGAGGCCGCGCTGGCCACgccgcaggcgccgccgccgctgctctgcGACCCCGAGGACCTGGACGGGCTCCCCGCGGAGGCGGGGCCCGCGAGGGCCTACCTCAACGAGGCGCTCCGCTTCCTCGGCGACTGCGACGCCGCGCTCGGCGTctggggcgccggcggcgtgggcaAGACGACGGTGCTCAAGCTGGTGCGCGAGGTCTGCGGCCGCGTCGCGCGCTTCGACCACGTCCTGCTCGTCGCGGCCTCCCGGGACTGCACGGTGGCCAAGCTCCAGAGGGAGGTGGTGTCCGTGCTCGGGCTGCGGGACGCGCCCACGGAGCAGGCGCAGGCCGCGGGGATCCTGGGCTTCCTGAGGGACAAGAGCTTCCTGCTCCTGCTGGACGGCGTGTGCGAGCGCCTGGACCTGGAGAGGGTCGGCATCCCGCAGCCCCTCGGCATGGCCAACGGCAAGGTGAGGAAGGTCATTGTGGCGTCGAGGAGCAAGGCGGTTTGCGCGGACATGGGCTGCCACAACAAGATCAAGATGGAGTGCTTGAACGAGGAGGATGCGTGGAGCCTTTTTCAAGCCAACGTTGGCGGGGATGCCATCCATGGCCACGCCCAAATTTCTACACTTGCGATACAG GTGGCTGCAGAATGCAAGGGCTTGCCTTTGGCCCTCGTCACCGTCGGCCGCGCCATGTCAAACAAGCGCACACCGGATGAGTGGGCCGATGCACTCGACGCCCTCAAGGCGTCCCAGCTCTCGGGCACGCCCGGCTCAGAAAAGGGCACGCACGCCCTGGTGAAGTTCTGCTACGACAACCTGGAGAGCGACACGGCGAGGGAATGCTTCCTGACCTGCGCGCTCTGGCCCGAGGATCATAACATCTCCAAGGACGAGCTCGTGCAGAGCTGGATCGGGCTCGGCCTGCTCCCCGACCGCGGCGACGTCGACGAGGCGCACCGGCTCGGGCACTCGGTGATCGCCGTCCTGGAGGGCGCGCGCCTCCTGGAGCCGGGGGACAACCACCGGTACAACATGTTCCCGTCCGACACGCACGTCAGGCTCCACGACGTCGTGCGCGACGCGGCACTCCGGTTCGCGCCCGGCAGATGGCTGGTCCGCGCGGGCGCCGGGCTGAGGGAGCCCCCGCGCGAGGAGGCGCtgtggcgcggcgcgcggcgcgtgtCCCTGATGCACAACAGCATCGAGGACGCGCCGGCGAAGGCGGGCAGCGCCCTCGCGGAGGCGCAGCCGGCGTCGCTGATGCTCCAGTGCAACCGCGCCCTCCCGAAGAGGATGCTCCAGGCGATCCAGCACTTCACCAAGCTCACGTACCTGGACCTCGAGGACACCGGCATCCAGGACGCCTTCCCCATGGAGATCTGCTGCCTGGTCAACCTGGAGTACCTCAACCTGTCCAAGAACAGGATCCTGTCGCTGCCGATGGAGCTAGGCAACCTGAGCCAGCTCAAGTACTTCTACCTGCGCGACAACTACTACATCCAGATCACGATCCCACCGGGGCTGGTCTCGCGGCTCGGGAAGCTGCAGGTCCTGGAGGTGTTCACCGCGAGCATCGTCTCCGTCGCGGACGACTACGTCTCGCCGGTCATCGAGGACCTCGAGAGCAGCGGCGCGCGCATGGCGTCGCTCGGCATCTGGCTGGACAGCATCCGCGACGTGGAGCGGCTCGCGCGGCTGGCGCCCGGCGTGCGCGCCAGGTCCCTCCACCTGCGCAAGCtaggcggcgcgcgcgccctGCAGCTTCTGTCGGCGGAGCACAcgccggagctcggcggcgTGCAGGAGAGCCTGCGGGAGCTGGTGGTCTACTCGTCCGACGTCGAGGAGATCGTGGCCGACGCGCACGTGCCCCGGCTGGAGGTCATCAAGTTTGGGTTCCTCACGAAGCTGCGCGTCATGGCGTGGACCCACGCCGCGGCGTCCAACCTCCGCGAGGTCGCCATGGGCGCGTGCCACTCCCTGACGCACCTGACGTGGgtgcagcacctcccctgcctGGAGTCGCTGAACCTCAGCGGGTGCAACGGGCTGACGACGCTGCTGGGCGGCACCGAGGACGGCGgtgccgccgcggaggaggtggtCGTGTTCCCGCGGCTGAGGCTGCTGGCGCTGCTGGGTCTGCCCAAGCTGGAGTCTGTCCGCGCCGAGGGCGAGTGCGCGTTCCCGGAGCTGCGACGCCTGCAGACGAGGGGGTGCCCGCGGCTGAGGAAGATCCCGATGCGGCCGGGGCGCGGGCAGCAGGGCACCGTGCGGATCGAGTGCGACAAGCACTGGTGGAACGCGGTGCAGTGGGCGGGCGAGGACGTCAAGGCCTGCTTCGTCCCCGTGCTCTGA
- the LOC117840400 gene encoding probable mitochondrial import inner membrane translocase subunit TIM21, with product MASWIARLLQHRRLLATAAEASARHAPRAPCAGASISKDVAKAEASSLKNSRWYMTRSNTSGPLTTHSECRKAFPSFMRPSASYSTKASDQNPKQEGKDLSTTEHPFDDITYNIPEKPVTFTEGASYSLVILAGLGIAALAGYAVFKELIFEPKEYKIFGKALARIQSDSQVTARIGHPITGYGQETRNRAARQRIPNKIWTDEDGVEHVEVNFLIRGPHGAGKVYSEMFKDNSDRTWKFTYLVVEIVSPQHGKTQLMLESYLPA from the exons ATGGCCTCCTGGATCGCGAGGCTGctccagcaccgccgcctcctcgccacggcggcggaggcgtccgCCCGCCACGCCCCGAGGGCTCCCTGCGCCGGTGCCTCCATCTCCAAG GATGTTGCTAAGGCTGAAG CTTCATCTTTGAAAAACTCAAGGTGGTACATGACCAGGTCAAACACTTCAGGTCCTTTGACTACTCATTCTGAGTGCCGCAAAGCATTTCCTTCTTTCATGAGGCCATCTGCATCTTACTCCACAAAAGCTTCAGACCAAAATCCAAAACAG GAGGGAAAAGACTTGTCAACTACAGAACATCCCTTTGATGATATTACCTACAACATACCCGAGAAGCCAGTGACATTTACTGAAGGTGCTTCGTACAGTCTTGTAATACTTGCTGGACTTGGAATTGCAGCGCTGGCTGGATATGCTGTGTTCAAAGAGCTTATATTTGAACCAAAAGA GTACAAGATATTTGGGAAAGCTCTAGCAAGGATTCAGAGTGATAGCCAG GTCACGGCAAGAATTGGCCACCCTATTACTGGATATGGTCAGGAAACTAGGAACCGTGCAGCTCGGCAACGAATTCCAAATAAGATTTGGACAGATGAGGATGGTGTTGAACATGTGGAG gtgaactTTCTCATCCGTGGGCCACATGGAGCTGGAAAGGTCTATTCAGAGATGTTCAAAGATAACTCTGATCGGACATGGAAGTTCACGTACCTTGTTGTTGAAATTGTGTCTCCACAACATGGAAAAACACAACTGATGTTAGAATCTTACTTACCAGCGTAA
- the LOC117836317 gene encoding uncharacterized protein — translation MSYDQMLAPLFGAGRSAWRAAQQGGGGGDAVTRQILKCTRWQLEETTDFVTCPYHYYCDSSYPGDYSAAIGFLVAAFAAYCFLSTLAFTVLDLVRGNGGGGAPAAGVRGIKRKYLLPSGPFLLPLVLLALAKGQRVNAVFPLAQLGPALLLLLQASALAFRNEADGDIRYAVLEASTVSGVLHASLYLDAVVLPYYTGLEALRWSRFSGECASCLCRMEPLVVGGTAVQYRGLSKTALAIIFALCSRMVCRIYGEERLSAWTRSALEAVGWVFVAGDAVYLVGWVAAEGGVVGVAAYSLVAGLVFLSVFGKVYRFLAWVETRQSQWKSSLCHSVV, via the coding sequence ATGTCCTATGATCAGATGCTCGCCCCGCTTTTCGGTGCCGGGCGATCGGCGTGGAGAGCGGCtcagcagggcggcggcggcggcgacgcggtgaCGAGGCAGATACTCAAGTGCACGAGATGGCAGCTCGAGGAGACCACCGACTTCGTCACCTGCCCCTACCACTACTACTGCGACAGCTCCTACCCGGGCGACTACTCCGCCGCCATCGGgttcctcgtcgccgccttcgccgcgtACTGCTTCCTCTCCACGCTCGCGTTCACCGTCCTCGACCTTGTGcggggcaacggcggcggcggcgcgccggcggccggcgtcagGGGCATCAAGCGGAAGTACCTGCTCCCGTCGGGCCCGTTCCTGCTCCCCCTTGTGCTGCTCGCGCTCGCCAAGGGGCAGCGGGTCAACGCCGTGTTCCCGCTCGCGCAGCTCGGCCCggcattgctgctgctgctgcaggcgtCGGCGCTGGCGTTCCGGAACGAGGCCGACGGCGACATCCGGTACGCGGTGCTGGAGGCGTCCACGGTGTCCGGGGTGCTGCACGCGAGCCTCTACCTGGACGCCGTCGTGCTCCCCTACTACACGGGGCTCGAGGCGCTCCGGTGGTCGCGCTTCTCCGGCGAGTGCGCGTCGTGCCTGTGCCGGATGGAGCCCCTCGTCGTCGGCGGCACGGCGGTGCAGTACCGGGGCCTGTCCAAGACGGCGCTGGCCATCATCTTCGCGCTCTGCTCGCGGATGGTGTGCCGCATCTACGGCGAGGAGCGGCTCAGTGCGTGGACGCGGTCCGCGCTGGAGGCCGTGGGCTGGGTGTtcgtggccggcgacgcggTCTACCTCGTCGGCTGGGTGGCCGCGGAgggcggcgtcgtcggcgtggCGGCCTACAGCCTGGTCGCCGGGCTCGTGTTCCTGAGCGTCTTCGGCAAGGTGTACCGGTTCTTGGCGTGGGTGGAGACGAGGCAGTCGCAGTGGAAATCCAGCCTCTGCCACAGCGTTGTTTGA